A window of [Clostridium] innocuum genomic DNA:
TAGATACAAATATGAAATATTCCAAACAAATGTATGGTCTGGAAAATACCATGCTCTGTATAGAAAAGAAGGATTTAAATCTTTATACGTTATCTGTATTGAAAAGACTTGGCTCCATGTACAATCCGGAATATTTTTTGAAACAGAAATTGAAAAAAACGATTTATCGGGAAACAACTCCCAGAGTACTGAGCTATTATGAAGAAGATGATAGGTATTTATATTTGCCAAGAGGACAAAAATATAAACTGCAAGAAATATTTCCGGAAGCTGAAATACAGCTCGAAGCACAGGTAACAAACGGTCAGGTAATCGATACAGCGTTTATAGGAGAATTGCGACAGAATCAACAGGAGGCTGTCAATACACTGATGCAGTTTGATATGGGAATTATGAAGGCAGTTCCGGGTTTTGGTAAAACAGTTATGGCATTGTATATGATAGCGCAAAGAACAGTATCTACTTTAGTTATCGTACCCAATAAAGAAATCCAAAAACAATGGGAACAACGGATTCATGAGTTTTTAACTATACCGCCATGTAAATCAAAAAGAGACTCCTATATCGGAATCTATAACGGCTCCAAGAAAAAACTGAGAGGGCATATAGATATCGCCGTTGCTGCATCTTTAGCAAATTTAGAAAACATTGCAGTTACCCTAAAGGAATATGGCATGATTATCGTTGATGAATGTCATCATGCCGCCAGCGATACATTTACCAGAGTTTTGAGAAACGTGAATGCAAAGTATATATATGGCTTTTCGGCAACTCCCAAAAGAAAAGACGGATTGGAGAAAATCATGCATATGTTCTGTGGTCCTATTCGCTATGAAACAGTTCATTTCAAATACAGAATACATACAGGTTCCAACAGCTCCTGATTCCCAGAATGACGACTATGCGGTGTCTGGATGATAATAAAACCTACACGCAGTATTGCAGCGACATTATGAACGACCAAAATCGAAATTATCTGATTGTGAAGGATGTGGTGAAAGAATTTCAGAATGATGGTAAAATCATTATCCTGTCAGAGCGTAAGCAGCATCTGACAGTCTTATATGAGATGTTAAAGCACATGCATATACATGTGTATGTACTGACTGGTGAAAGAAAAACAAAAGAGAGAAATGAAATCATTGCAAAAGTACGGAATTTTAATAACCAGGAGAAATTCATCCTCTTGGCAACTAGCAAGCTTCTTGGTGAAGGCTTTGATTTGCCTGCCTTATCAACGTTATTTCTTGTTATGCCGATTTCTGATGAATCCAGGATAGAGCAGTATACAGGAAGAATTCATAGAAATGTGGAAGGTAAGGATATGGTGAAGGTATATGATTATGTTGATGCTCATATACCTATGCTGGAAGGAATGTTTCGCAAAAGGTTGAAGCAGTACCAGAAAGAAGGCTACTTTCTGCAGGAACAAAATCAAATTGTTGAAGTTTCCCAGCTGATGTATGAAGGACAGAGCTATAAACATGTATTCCTTGACGATATAAAGGCGTCCAGCAGTGAAATCCTGATTATGAACGCGCATTATGAGTTAGGAAAAATCAAAAGCTATTTTGATGTCATGCAGGAAAAGGCACATCAAAATGTTCAGCTGTATGTCGTCTTGAATGATGAGCAAAGACAAAAGGAAATGCTCGTGCGAACGATAGAAGGAATGGGTGCAGCTATTTTGTACAGCAATCATTCAGCACATTTTGTTGTGATTGATAAAGAAATTATCTGGTACAGTGATATGGATTTCCTTGGAAGGGCAAAAAAAGATGGTTTAAGTACAAGGCTGAAAGATCCGCATCTGGTAAATGAAATTATGAAAATTGCACAGGATGAACAGCTGCAAAATATAGAATGACACAAAGGCAAGCTTATGGTGAATACGAAAATGAATGTAAAATAGAAAATAAAAAAGCCAGATACTCCAATGCCCTTTGGAATTAAGGTAAAAGCTGTATGAGGAAAATGCCATTGTGGAAGCTATCACTGTTAATGATACCAAAGCCTGTTTCCGCGTAAAAAGGAACGATACTGCGGTTTTACAGAAAACAGAGCATGCCGTTACGATTGCTTGCAACTGTCCGTATTTTGGAGAATGCAGGCACGAGGTAGCTGAATTACAGTATCTTGAAAAGCATCCAGTATTGAAATCAATACAGACCGGTCACGACAGAGATTAGTCATCTGGATGATTTTTAGCTTGAGGTTAAGGAACAGCTGTATGAGCTGGATGAAAATGATGAGGATTTATCGCATGAGGAATGACTGTGTTTACGCTATCAGACAATTCAACGTGAAAGGCATGTGGAAACCAAGCTACGGATGCTGATTTATTTATCAAAGAAAATCGTAGTATCCCCTGATGTATGGATGGTGATTGTTAAGGATCTGAATCAGAATCCGGAATCTGTAAAAGCGGTAATTTCAAACAGGAAGGAACAGGATATGATTTTCATGCTAAGCGAAGGAATATGAGCTGTGGGGGAATCTGGTTCCTCAGCATAGGAAGCATTGATGATATGCTTTCAGGAGAGAATGATGGAATTGGAACATGTATTCGCTAATGCAGGTATGTAAGGCAGGATAGCAGGAAAGTCAAAACTGTAAACGTACATATAAGAATCGGAGGTCCCCATATGGATGAGCATTTTATTTATATCGTACTGGAAATCGTATCGGAAATACCCAAAGGAAGCGTCGCAACCTATAAACAGATTGCGGAGCTGGCCGGCAGAGAGCGAAATGCCAGACAGGTTGGCAAGATTCTTTCCGCTTCCTCTCTATATGGCGAATACCCCTGCCATCGCGTCGTTAACAGTGCGGGTAGAACTGCACCGGACTGGAATGAACAAAAGGATCTCCTCATAGACGAGGGCGTGACCTTTAAACCTAATGGAAACGTTGACCTTAAAGCCTGTCAGTGGAAAATATAAAGCAAGCACCTCTATCAAAAGAACCACTAGCAAAACCCAAACAGAGGCACGCTTAACCTGACGAGTGAACTTCCCAAATTACTGTGTGATAAATTATTTTCAAAAAGAATACAGCAACCTTGCAGTTTCTAATGAGAAACCGTCATTTCCTGAATTCATGCTAACAAATTCGGAAAAAGTGTCTTATAATGTAACTGACAGGGGAATTTTCCCGCAAACTTTACAAGCCAAGGAGCAATCGATTATGGAAAAAAATATACGTCTGGTTATATGTGATATTGACAGTACCCTCGTTACTTCCGAAAGAGAACTGACACCAAGAACGAGAGCTGTCATCCATCAGCTTCACGCAAAAGGAATTTACTTCGGCATCGCATCAGGCCGGTCATTGGATGAACTGGCAAAAAAAGCAGCACTGTGGGGAATCTCATACCCCTTTGATATCCTGATCGGCATGAACGGCTCCGAGCTTTGGGATAACCTTCATCAAAAGGAATTCAGCTACTTTAAAATGAAAAAGGCGTGGATCAAAGAAACAATGGAGCTGATGAAGCTCTTTGATTCTAACTGCTTTATCTATCGTGATGACTGCCTGCTCTGTGAACGCGATGACGCACAAATGCGCAAATCCGCCCTGACCAGTGACAAACATATGGTTGTCGTGGACTCTCTCTCTGTCATGTATGAGCAGGAGAACGCTAAAATCATGTATCGTGTCAAAGAAGATATCGTGGATGAAATCGAACAATATTTGAACCGACATCCCTCTCCTTACTATAAAGGCTTCAAAACGCAGCCGACCCTCATCGAATTTGCAGACAAACGGGTATCCAAAGCCTATGCACTGAAAAAATTCTGTGAATGTAACAGAATAACACCGGAAGAGGTCGTTGCCTTTGGCGATACGACCAATGATAATGACATGCTGGCATACAGCGGTCTTGGTGTCTGTATGATCAATGGCAGTGATGATACCAAAGCGATTGCAGATGATATCACCGCATACAGCAATGATGAAGACGGCTTTGCCAGATACATGGAAGATCATTTCTTGAAATAACAGAGGCATACAGGTGAATATCTCTCGGTTATCCGCCTAAACACAATAGACACATACAGGAACGTGTCTTCATTGATTGTTGCAGCCTGCATGCAAATCCTGATAACCCCCTGCAGGGTCAGAAATTTCATATGGACAAGGAAACACAGCATTCAATCACCAGTACCGACAATACTATACCTGTAGGAATCTCTGGTTTAAGACGATCTACAAACGAACGCATATCCAAAGAACCCGGCCTGCACAAAATGATAAAGCCCATAAAAAAGTATCCGTAAGGGATTCACTTCCATCAGGAATACATCCTATAGCCAGCCGGATACTTTTTACTACGCGATTCTTTCCTCTTGTTATTATCACACAAAATGCAATAACATGCCAATCAACACTTTTCGATTGATAGAGTAAAAAAGTTATGGGATTAAAATCATTCACATATATCTTTAACACAGATTCAATGAGAGTACATTAAATAAGGTATAGAAGTACATTCGTATTCTCAATATTTAATTATCTTCGTTTATTTAATTGTATCTTGATTATACGAATTTTCAAGTTTCTATTATACTTTTAATTTCAATTTAAAAATCCCATAAACTTTTGACTCTATCTTTTCGATTCACATCTACCGCTTTTCCTTTACTCCATACTCTTCAAAGACTCCACCATATCAATATGATTCAATACACGGTTTGTAATCAGATTTACGATAACTGCAAAACCAAAGGACAATATCACCGTATACAGATAGCTTATGGGACGTATCGTCACAGCGAAATGGATCGACGGCATATTCAGCACATACGTAAGGCTCTGTGCAAGTATCGTACCGGCAGGAAGCCCAGCCAGAATACCCAGAAATGTCAGAAGCAGCGTTTCCTTATTCACATAGGAATGCACTTCCTTATCATAAAAGCCCAGCACCTTAATCGTCGCAAGCTCCCGTACCCGCTCTGATATATTTGTTGTGGACAATGTGAACAGAACAACGAAGGCAAGAGCGGCAGCCATGGCTAAAATCAGATAGACAACCGAGGTTATCAGGGAAAAGGAGGTTTCAAACGCATCCTGCATCGACGAAGTGCTTACAACAGACAACACACCCTCCCTGTCCTCCAGCTTCTGCACATAGCTGTCCTTCTGCTGTTTACTGATATCGCCCCTAAAATTCGCCAGCACTGCATTCTCCCTATAAGAACCAAACAGCGACTCATAGGTGTTTTCACTCATATAGATGGTATTTCCCAGATAATTCTGAAC
This region includes:
- a CDS encoding HAD family phosphatase, with translation MEKNIRLVICDIDSTLVTSERELTPRTRAVIHQLHAKGIYFGIASGRSLDELAKKAALWGISYPFDILIGMNGSELWDNLHQKEFSYFKMKKAWIKETMELMKLFDSNCFIYRDDCLLCERDDAQMRKSALTSDKHMVVVDSLSVMYEQENAKIMYRVKEDIVDEIEQYLNRHPSPYYKGFKTQPTLIEFADKRVSKAYALKKFCECNRITPEEVVAFGDTTNDNDMLAYSGLGVCMINGSDDTKAIADDITAYSNDEDGFARYMEDHFLK
- a CDS encoding DNA methyltransferase, whose translation is MDEHFIYIVLEIVSEIPKGSVATYKQIAELAGRERNARQVGKILSASSLYGEYPCHRVVNSAGRTAPDWNEQKDLLIDEGVTFKPNGNVDLKACQWKI
- a CDS encoding DEAD/DEAH box helicase family protein — translated: MQHEDRIQQLEQENAFLKAELRKRGYFYLSANEKLSTIDKIEIYLSYFRGRPDVYAERYFRKKHQKFGWNPACDRSFQAGCKKGKIKNHCSICPISQFPSLDGVILKHHFTGKLTCEGIGIYPLLTDNTCYLLAMDFDEDNWFDDMLSVYKTALRFEIYPLMERSSSGQGGHLWLFFESPVKALKARKLGSLLIQEAIEGNKNLNFNSFDRMFPNQDYLPQGGFGNLIALPLRHDAYLKGNSAFINDLQQVIDHPIEYLASLPKLQEQQLDQILNSYYKNDYFFDQQQMGLSLDTNMKYSKQMYGLENTMLCIEKKDLNLYTLSVLKRLGSMYNPEYFLKQKLKKTIYRETTPRVLSYYEEDDRYLYLPRGQKYKLQEIFPEAEIQLEAQVTNGQVIDTAFIGELRQNQQEAVNTLMQFDMGIMKAVPGFGKTVMALYMIAQRTVSTLVIVPNKEIQKQWEQRIHEFLTIPPCKSKRDSYIGIYNGSKKKLRGHIDIAVAASLANLENIAVTLKEYGMIIVDECHHAASDTFTRVLRNVNAKYIYGFSATPKRKDGLEKIMHMFCGPIRYETVHFKYRIHTGSNSS
- a CDS encoding helicase, with the translated sequence MTTMRCLDDNKTYTQYCSDIMNDQNRNYLIVKDVVKEFQNDGKIIILSERKQHLTVLYEMLKHMHIHVYVLTGERKTKERNEIIAKVRNFNNQEKFILLATSKLLGEGFDLPALSTLFLVMPISDESRIEQYTGRIHRNVEGKDMVKVYDYVDAHIPMLEGMFRKRLKQYQKEGYFLQEQNQIVEVSQLMYEGQSYKHVFLDDIKASSSEILIMNAHYELGKIKSYFDVMQEKAHQNVQLYVVLNDEQRQKEMLVRTIEGMGAAILYSNHSAHFVVIDKEIIWYSDMDFLGRAKKDGLSTRLKDPHLVNEIMKIAQDEQLQNIE